One Artemia franciscana chromosome 15, ASM3288406v1, whole genome shotgun sequence genomic window carries:
- the LOC136036359 gene encoding uncharacterized protein LOC136036359 yields the protein MILSLLQGCKKYLLSRNCRHLCSSTMAFGMNRYTASLDVQEPVNQIKTFVFFDLETTGLRDPVRITEVCFVAVTRDILMDRIKKFEEVKATNAPSHKLLEVANPRVLSKLSVCMNPLKNIDIKAVEMTGLSNIELEHLSPFDGPTFNAIYQFLNQFERPFCPIAHNGDRFDFPILKGHLNMNEKALVGGALCCDSMTGLRMVTGLNGQNKNIFPVAGTLQQLEIATTAEVSFNNNLEFTKEAVPSSSSKDVPTSPRVTRSKGLQKVQDEQPVPKLERVSTPPKTSFHRKFEEKRLAEAEKTPRTQLAESVCQLHLMKENHEISVSEWNASTDVKEELLLVDTVEKADEFIGRAELLRKANTNLQQSESTISEVDRKACANTTVECTTPKRNRNSVCTYRFVSPKSKIDTAIENPIVNDSAQSIGTETSSRSVTANDTFSNVLIDVKTDGFNFAKKHDNPTAPVGDPLAKEPDQSYKTPKCTTPNGSRVRTFKFDSPKSRKQLHFENSGATNSGTPTKGADSLLKDIKAVETSGSGKLNIAQDTSGTLNCDLNKMTRKRLQDIDSEGNRGAQGFQENHKKPKSSKLCDFYHFYFKDSIPSAHEAESDVMALVAVTIAAGQDFVDWMDKNAADINFDVKGRDSRIVQT from the exons atgattttgagTCTTCTCCAGGGCTGCAAAAAATATCTCTTAA GTAGAAATTGTAGACATTTATGCTCATCCACAATGGCTTTTGGTATGAACAGATATACAGCTAGTCTCGACGTGCAAGAGCCTGtcaaccaaatcaaaacatttgTCTTCTTTGACCTTGAGACGACTGGACTACGTGATCCAGTAAGGATAACGGAAGTTTGCTTTGTTGCTGTGACGCGTGACATTTTGATGGACAGAATTAAGAAATTTGAAGAAGTAAAAGCTACCAATGCCCCCTCTCATAAGCTACTTGAAGTGGCAAACCCTCGTGTCCTTTCAAAGCTTAGTGTTTGCATGAACCCgttgaaaaatattgatatcaaagcTGTAGAAATGACAG gTCTATCCAACATTGAGCTTGAGCACCTTAGCCCATTTGATGGACCAACGTTCAACGCCATCTATCAGTTTCTTAATCAGTTTGAAAGACCATTTTGCCCAATTGCCCATAATGGTGATCGGTTTGATTTTCCCATTCTGAAAGGACATCTCAACATGAATGAAAAG GCTTTAGTTGGCGGTGCTCTCTGCTGTGACTCAATGACCGGCCTGAGAATGGTTACTGGATTAAatggacaaaataaaaatatttttccggTTGCAGGCACCCTACAACAGTTAGAGATTGCTACAACTGCAGAAGTAAGTTTTAACAATAATCTAGAGTTTACTAAAGAAGCTGTTCCTAGTAGCTCTTCGAAAGATGTTCCCACTTCCCCAAGAGTGACGCGAAGTAAAGGTTTACAGAAAGTGCAGGATGAACAACCGGTCCCGAAACTTGAACGTGTTTCAACTCCACCTAAAACGTCTTTCCATCGTAAATTCGAAGAAAAAAGGCTGGCAGAAGCAGAAAAGACTCCGCGAACTCAGCTGGCCGAATCAGTTTGTCAGCTACACCTTATGAAAGAAAATCACGAAATTTCGGTTTCGGAATGGAATGCATCAACTGATGTAAAAGAGGAATTACTGCTTGTTGATACAGTTGAAAAAGCGGACGAATTCATTGGTAGGGCAGAACTTTTACGCAAAGCTAATACAAATTTACAACAATCCGAAAGCACGATATCTGAAGTTGACAGAAAAGCTTGTGCAAACACTACTGTGGAGTGTACAACCCCTAAACGCAATCGGAATAGTGTTTGTACTTATAGATTTGTCTCCCCAAAGTCTAAAATAGACACAGCCATTGAAAATCCTATCGTAAATGACAGTGCTCAATCTATAGGAACTGAGACGTCTTCCAGGTCAGTAACAGCAAATGACACATTTTCCAATGTTCTTATTGATGTAAAAACAGACGGATTCAATTTTGCAAAAAAGCATGATAATCCTACTGCTCCAGTTGGAGACCCTTTAGCCAAAGAGCCTGACCAGTCttataaaacaccaaaatgtaCAACACCTAACGGTTCTCGCGTTAGGACGTTCAAGTTTGATTCTCCAAAGTCTCGAAAACAGTTACATTTCGAAAATTCTGGTGCTACTAACAGTGGCACTCCAACAAAAGGAGCTGACAGCTTATTAAAGGATATTAAAGCTGTTGAAACTTCTGGTAGTGGGAAATTAAATATTGCTCAAGATACAAGTGGCACACTGAATTGTGACTTGAATAAAATGACTCGGAAAAGACTCCAAGACATAGATAGTGAGGGGAATCGTGGAGCTCAGGGTTTTCAAGAGAACCACAAAAAGCCGAAAAGTAGTAAACTGTGTGATTTCTACCATTTTTACTTTAAGGACTCAATACCTTCCGCTCATGAAGCAGAGAGTGATGTGATGGCGCTAGTTGCTGTGACTATTGCTGCAGGCCAAGACTTTGTTGATTGGATGGATAAGAATGCGGCCGATATTAATTTTGACGTTAAAGGGAGAGACTCTAGAATTGTACAAACATAA